DNA from Onthophagus taurus isolate NC chromosome 2, IU_Otau_3.0, whole genome shotgun sequence:
TGTTTGATTGAGTTGGACAGTTTATTGTGACAGAGGCACTAAAAATAGATAGTTAGACGTTAGGACTAAAGGGCAACAGATCTTATAGATAatattttacttaaatattttatcattattgtttaccaaTTTTAACAAGTTAATATTTGGTGGTGTTCAAAAGATATtgtttaacaattatttatttatttataatttatgctgtttttctttatatatttattgaatgtttgaaatgattttaaaattaagttaaaattataaattaaaaatataaaattaatgttgaaataaattcgTTAATGTTGATTTTAGCGGGTAAAAGTACTAAAATTAGAACGTTTACAACAATTGAATGAATGGTTGCATACATGATagatatttaaatgaaattttaaatatttttgggtttatttatatataattacaaCCTTTATTTGCAAGTGTtgctataaatataaataaacttaattactctttaattcaaattattataagCCGTTAATgcttattataataatttggaTGTTGCCCATTCATACAATCCATTGTTTATAAGATGAGAAAAGAAGGACctttattcaaattatttataaaaaactaaGTACATAGAATTGGAatataactatttttttgtgCAAAGAAGCAATTTTGTTGCAATGTTTTGCTTTAATGGAATATGCAAGGGATGTTGCCTAAAATCAAGAAACCggtaaagaaaaattttaaagttttggtGCAATGTTCTCGTGGTAAGTAATTAAGGTGTAAATATTTGCCCAAACTCCAACAACTTAGAAAGTGTAGtaacaaagttatttataataataatatgtataattaatattgttgCTTAAATTGAATTACTAGCAATATTCGTAATTCTATTaaaaaccttcttcagaaacaagttctgAAGAAGATTGCAACAGGCATTCCAAAATgtcaaacactttttcaaaaggCGCATGGTAgtgtctagttctaggtctaacaGTAGTAGTTAGTATATAAAATGTACTTTAGCTCCTAGTATaagatgattttattatatctactgctgttttgttttattattcacCAAAACTGTATGCTGCAATAGCTATCATGGCAACCACATCATCACAACGGAAGTTTTTGCACTTGGAAAGAGTGATCGGGACAACCATTTATAGATACACACAATCCGCTAAAATTGGGTAATATAAACGGAGGTTCATTATACCGATGTGGATAACAACAAAGCACCAAAGAAGAGAGCACCAGAGTTTGaagcattaaaaagaatataaaatcTTTTGACGATCGAACGCAATCAGCGGTTCTTCTGGTGTTTTCCCAGCTTTTCTTCATAGTGAAGCATCTTTCCAGTATTTCACCATGCCTCATCAGAATTCGTTCCTCTTTATCCATGCGGATTGTTGTCCTAGAATTAAATCCTTTCCTATTCCTATTTATATTCTGAATGTGGTCTTtatttatctaattttctCAGTTCGCTATTTATGACCTTTCTCTTTTTTCGTCTATGAGTCCTCCTTTCTTCCTACGTTTGTGCTCTGTACTCTTTCTTCATTTGTCTGGCTGTTCTCCGCTGTTATAGTATTCTACTATAAGCTTGATTCTTTCCGTTACCTCGGTGCAATCTTCATCAAACCAGTCTATTGAACTGCCCGCTGATTTTGTTTCAATTCTTACAGCTTTTACTGCGACCTCATTTGTTCTACTCGATGTTAGCATTTTCGCTCTTTTGCCCGTTTCTATGCTTCAAACTTATGTTCTCTTTGTACGCTCTATTTCTACTGTGATCTTTGAGGTTCTTTAGGAGCCATTTCTCTTGTATTTGTCCTGTTGTCTTGTTGACATTCGCAATTCTTGTTAGTCCCTTGCctacttttaatatttattgtatcaGATTGGTGTCTTGTATCAACAATGAAGTGGTCTATCATTTTGACTGTATGGCCAGTTGGGAATACCTGGGGAATACCCTGTACTTCCATCtttacattttaacattaagGTTCTCTTCATATCGCTTTTTGGTCACTCATACCCAAAATTCACTGTGTATAATCTAGAGTTGTATGCCTTGAAATCTATTATGAACCATTTTATTCTATTGTTTATAAGGAAACTACTCAGTGTGCGTTCAGAACGCTAAAACATCATTATTTAGTTTACCGGGGATGATCAAATAGGAGGTGAGAGTGAAGAAGGAACGTTCCTACGGTATAGAGTCATGTTTTGCGCATCCTTACTCTTTAGGATAGATCTCCCTTCAGTATGGCGGCGAGTTGTGACAACTGATAATTTGTATGCAAGTCTTACTATAGAATtggaaaaaagaaatcttataGTGCTTGGCACaattggaaaaaatattaGAATTTCTGCGAGATggatttcaacaaaatttcgTTATCTAGATAAACCCATGTAAAACCCATGTATCTTCTATACTAAAAATGAGAAGACTTTGTTATCCACAATCAAGTTGAAATTTctgaaaatgaaaagaagaAGGCAAAGTAATTGctggttataaattattaccAACAACTTATTATAACTTATAATGCAACAATAAGAGGATACCATAAATATGTACAATACCATTAAGAATGTATCAAATATTGTCAACTTGTACTGCTAAAAGGTAGTTAAGACGATGTGTTATTATGTCTGTTTTGCAAGAATATGAAGTCACTATTAACCCCAATATGAAGAGCAATGAACTCGCTTATTTTTCACAGTGTacataattttatgttttatagaTCTGAAGCAAAGCAACAGGTATTAACAAGATGGGTTGCATATACGGAGGGTATTTGGTACATTACTATTTAACTCACCATTTATACAAgcagatatttaaaattgaaaataagatttctattttggaaattttaaacCCAACATTTGTATCAAAGTTTTATCTTTATATAAGCTAGAACATGAAAAAAGTCTTatttattgaagaagaaatgcATTGAATATAGAGACACAAGACTTATTTTCTTTACATAACAatgaataataacaaattatcaTGTTCATTAATGAGTTGTTGCatataaagttataaaaaaaaaacacttctTCATATGAGTCGGTTTTTGTATGTGCTAAAATCAATATTGACTTGTTAATCGGTTCATTGGTCAAGGGTCACCGTTTAGATAATTGTCCAGGTTAAATGTTTAAGCGGGACCGCGCGGCTTACGACGATGGAGTCCGATCGTCATGGAAACGGAGGATGCGTACTGGGGTAGTTTTGAATTTCCAGCGAGGGGTCGTAAACCCGAATCGATAGGAGGGTGATTCGAGGAACGTTCTCGTAGAACGAGCCCCCTGCAGGACGCAAGCGTGGGCACACTAGAACAACACCGCGCAGGAAAACACATTCTCGGTGTATTGCTTCCCCACGAGTCTCTCTGTATAAGTGTCGGTGTTGGAAGTGGTGTTCGTATTACGAGAGAGGAGAAGAACTAATCGGGACGAAGACGCATGGTAGCACATGTAGCATATTTTGGTAATCAAAACCTATTTCTTTAACTAcaatgatttaattattttttaattatttcattacatatgttttttaaaaagagttagaaatttaaaaatgcctgctttcaaatttaataggaagtgtaaatattaaagtttttatataaatggcTTATCTAGAGCTGAATCTTCTTGACCTATTTATTCGATATTGTCACATTTAacctttttaaaattcaatacgCGTTGTTtgcaaaaaagattaaaatgaCCTATTTTGTgttgtgttaataaaattgaattaaaaattggatGAAAACGACTTAAATGAGGTAATTAAGCCTCTTTCTCTGCGCGATTTAATAGCGTCTTTTGTAAAGAATCCAGCGAAGCTAATCTACTTGACCTATTTGACGAGAATTTCGCGCCGCTCGTTATATTGGAAAACGATGCTTCACGTTCCATAAAGTCAAATAGTGCTTTATCAATAGACCTCGAATCCGTTTATTTGGcaagttatgatttttctatttatagaACAGTACCGGATGTAGTTGGTAGTGCTCGATATGTGGAGCAATGAATTCGTAGTAATTTGCAATAGGTCAAGGAGCATACCGAATTTGCGGTTAACGTAAATTATATTACATACCGGGAAAATTATAAtcctattttaattaaattatttgattaacacttaattaaagaaatatacacagcaatattaatttaaaaatatctttttggtTCGAAATCTTTTTAGAACTATGTGAAAACCATTGTATTTGAGATGTAGTTACGAGAAAGCTGAGTGGTCCTTGGAATGAAAAGAAACAGGCAAACGAACTTGGGAGACTATTATGTTCTGAGGTCGTCAACCCTTCCAGAGTAGGTCAAATATGTTTCTACGAATGTGGTAAAATGAAGAAAGTAGCAAATACTTTTTACACTTAAAGTTatacatttttgatataaaaagttgattttacATCGGCCTGAAATTAAAAGTCAACAGGGTTTTAGCACTATCAGCATATTTAGTTAGCACACCCTTCCGGTTAAAATGCTAATGAGAAAGAATTTGTTTGGTCAGATAATTTATATTCTTATTTAAccaagataaaaaataaaaagattaaattttaaattcctaGTAAAACAtgtaaaaatcaatattttgtatttgcagattatttttgaataaacacCGGGAATAATGTGGACCTCAGTTGCTCCATGCGATGTTGAGGGTCCAGCTCCATCAGCAAGATCGAAACACAGCGCCACTGTAGTTGGAGATCATGTTTATTTGCTTGGAGGAAGAAATGGAAACCTTCCACTTAAAGACTTTTGGAAGTATAGTTTAGGTAAGTAATGttttaatcttatttatagataaaaatcaaaattatttaaaggaaaataaaagtttaaagtttcatttacCGGCGCCTCCACCGAAATTGGAGTTAGGTTTACAACTCTGTACTGGTACCTATCAATATTAAATAACGTTCGCACTCTATTGAGAGAGGGTCTCGTGCTGAAACGTGGTGATTTAGGTGACAAAAGGTTCAATTCCCAATCGTACAATAGCTCTGGCTAGCCCTACTTTCCTGTAACGGATACAATCAGCCTGGGGCCCCCACAGTTAGTTATTAACGCCTTACAAGGGAAGGAACAGGGAAACGAACTTGCGCAAGCACATGTTCCTGTGGGTTCTTTTGGGAGATTTATCTATTGACGGTCCACTTAATCTGATTGCATTTCGAACAGTTGTTGACATGTAACAAGCCTATCACTAAGGGATTTATTCTTTAGCCATGTTACAGGGGTTGTTAATAATACTCACTTAAGAGTGTTACAAGAACATCAAAACTAATAAATACCATTGATAGTTTCTAATAAAAACatcgaattaaattattatggtAATATTTTCTGGATAGATTAATAAAATACCCTCGATTAATAAATCCATTCATAAATTTTCATGTCCACGTTGAAATATTTCACGTGATTTTACGCTTTCATACAATAAAATGTAGCGTGAGGTCGTATATCAATCACGCTCTGGCGTGAAAGCAATTGATTTGACAATTTATAAATGAAGGGTTGAATTTGCTGACCAAATCAGTGTGACGCTGGCAGTGACATAACACGACGACCCTTAATTCTCGGTTTTAGACCATATCAGCATTTCCCTCAATTTTCCATTTAAGCCTTTTATTTGAACTAACTGTAGGGGTCGTGATTGCATTATAGATATAGGTActtgaatttgaaatttttatactttcaTTATTACTTTCGGACTTAGCCGTTTGTAGTAAAACTATAATTATTGTGCCGAGTCAGTTTAACTACCTTTTCTCGGCATTGCTTCGTGAACTAAACCTTACAATTAGagcaaattaattttcatgtGAATAAGTAGAAAATTGATTCGTCTTATTTGTTCAGTTTAATGCTTTTTTATAACTGCTAATTGAGGAGCAAAATCGTTGGAGCATACTCTGATAACCGGCAAAACCAAATCCTCTCAAAATTAACTCTAACTTAAATATTGCTCTCCACTTCACTAttttgagtactgtaattaaacaacatattaattaaagagTCAGTGATTAATATACCACGTTCCTTCTACGATCACAATCTAATCAACCGCCATATTAATATCACCAATCTGCAAAGATAGTAACACTAGATAGACATCCAAAGTTGTCTGCACACGCAGTCAAGgtgaaaatcaatttaaagagATGGCTAATCAATTTGGATACATTTAGTGGTTGCATTAAATATCAATCAAATATCTTTTAcagtaaaattatatattaataattaatgacaCTAAGTATTAACATCATCACGAGAAGATTTTACACTTTTAGATCTATCGATTTATAAAGttgttctatttttatttaaatgaagtAAAACGTAATATCCCAAGTTTGACTTTGGAAGTCATCGAGGCTTTTCCACAAAACAATTAAGAACTCCCGCTGTGTTCCTTAACGGTTCCGACGTTTTAGGGCGTCAAGTGCAAGTACTTGCGGTGTTAAAGTGCTCAACAGGAAGTTGCACTATTTTATGCAAATAACGGCACGCCATCCCTTTGCACATCGTTTTAAAAGGGGGAGTTGTCACCACGCTCTCTGTATCTTTTCTCTTCACACGCATGCTTACAAAATGTTACGGTAACAGGTGTTGAACTGCTTTATAAGCAAATATCGTCCCTCGGCTTTGGATGCCTTGGATTAGGTGACATTAATCTTCTTGAATAATGTATGGgttaaagtttgttttaattatttagataCACCGTAAATCTTTAACTACAAAATGATCTTTTAGTGCTTCTAATTAGTACTACtagaaatgttttaattattttataaaataagtatGACCTGTAGAAACCAAGGGGAAAGACTGCCTTTTCTCATTATGACGTCGAATCCTTGTTAAGTCTATTAGACGTCGTGCACTAACTTCATCTAACGCTTCCCTGGTGGACCAATTAGGGGGAAATGTCGAGtgattgaatttaattttcagtAACTGGAAAATGGCAACAGCTTCATCCGAGTGGAGAAAAGCTTCCATGTCTCCAGGAGCACTCCGCCGTTGCGTACAAGGACAACATATACGTGTTTGGTGGTGAAGTGGGCTTTTCAGCCGGGACTGAAACGCCTCTATGGTGTTACGATGTAAAGAACAATAGCTGGAAGAAACTGCGACCTAGAAAAGGTACGTGTTCTCGACGCTCGCGATTCATTATCCTCTTTAAGCGGACTGttaacgtttttattttgGAAGTGTTCCAAAAACTCATAAATTACCAAGTTTTTTGTCCACACTTAATCCaattaaagaataattaagaacattcaaaaagattaatgatttaagttaattttaatacattgttttatttttaatttattgagaTTTATTTCAAGATAAATTATGTATTTGGAATCGCACATTTGTCACCCTATTTTCGTTCTGTCTAGGGGTAAATACACCAAAGGGAAGGAGAGGTCACAGCGCTTTGGTCCATAGGGGGACTATGCTAATTTATGGAGGCTATCAGGACCTGAAAGGTTCGTGTGGGGAGCTCTGGGCGTACTACTTCGGTAAGTACTTTTCATAAGTGCAGTATTTCACGTGTTTTACGTGCAGTATCTCTACTTCCATTTCGTGATATAAATGGCCtcattttcaatgaaaaatatccAACACGAAAGATATTAATGATTCATGTCATGCCGGTTTAACGTTGATAGAATAATGATAATCTTAGAACTTAAagttataacataaatatatatatctgtGTATATAAAATGAGTAGTTGTATGTGGACGATTACATGCGTAGGTTTTTTAAAAGTGTATTAATGCAGACCGAGTTATTGATCATGTACCAACCCTCCCTAGACTAAAAGCATGCATTTAAAAGCATGTATTTTAATGACGAGAATTTCAAGAGATTGTCCCTGTTTGATAATGTGTTTGAAATTCAATTGCAATCTTAGTTTGCATGTATTTACAcattattaactttaacctTTACGGTGCTTTTTAGATTCCTTGTATAACGAATTTTTACTATTTCTGTTTAGCAACTGAATCGTGGCATTTAGTAAGTAGATCGAAGACAAAACCGACAGGTGAAGGATATCCGCCTCCTCGACATAAACATTCCGCCGTAATACATGAAGATGCCATGTGGATATATGGTGGTATGACGGATTTGCAAGAGAGGGGTGACTTGTGGCGTTGGGACGTTACAACCGGAGCGTGGTCCACGTATAGATCAAAAATCAACCCAGGACCTCTCCATAGCCACGCAGCCTGCAAACTGCCTACGGGGATGGTGATATTTGGGGGAGAAAGAGAGGGTCACGCTACGAACGACGTCTGGAAGTTTAACTTCAGTAAGTAGACTGGATGCGCTTTGGGGATCGTAAAAATTGCCATTGGGGGGAGCTTTTTCACGAAGTGATGAAAGCGAGGTGGAGTGTTATTCTGAAATTGATAAGATGGGGAGGCTTTTGATAGATGTCAGCTTTACTTTTcgtgaaaaaatattttcttcttgtttTCTCATTTTATATTCAAACTTATCGGTAATCTAAagtcaatatttttttgttgtcatCCCTTTATCTAGGATATTGTTAAtcgttttcttcatttttagcaACTGAATTATGGGAAAAAATTCATATACATGGCATGAAACCGCAACCAAGGGCCGAAGCGGTTGCATTTATAGTCTCagagttattattaaaagaccATTCTGTAGCTTCCCTAGAAAATAAAGCAAATCGAACTCGATTGAGGACTTGTAGTTCGGTTGATAGAGGTCATAGACACTCGTCCTATTTTCCAAGTAACAAAGTTAAACCACAAGAACAAACGTTTGTGTTCAATCCATCTCATAGTAATTACATCGATGGTAGTGAGTTGAATGAAAATGCTAGATCGTCttctaaaaatagttttctacaagaaataagtaaattatctcaaataaacttaacaaaaattaataataaatgtagcTATACAGTATTAACAGGGAAACATACAGATAGTACTGAAAGTCTTTTAAAGCAGACGATTTCTCCTCAAGTAGATTATGAAGAGTATGAATTATCGACACCCACGAGAGGGACGATGATAAAATCTAAATCTGCTTacgttataaagaaaaaatttagcAACGATGTGTGCCCGGAGAAAGAAAATATTCCAAAGAAAAGAGTGGAGTTTGATAatagaacaataaaaattcCTCGTGATCCGATATCTGTgccaaattttaatgttttaaccCTTCCAACTCCTGTTTTAACGCCTGTCGAAGCTACCAAATTAGTTTATTTGGATAACGAGGAAAACGAGGATCATTATCATTACGATGATGAATTTGCTATtccatataataatataactcAAGTAAAACCAAACGAATTGAAGGAATTAAAATCGACAATTAAAAGAGGAGATAGTTATAACTCACATTTAGCTTACGCCGATAATCCTCTTTACCAACACATGGTTAACTCAAactcaattaaatttgcaaattaTGCTGTACCTGAAACGTTTGATGAAAGTGTATCATCTACATCGGATTATTACAGTTTAGAAACCGTTAATAGATTATCTTCAGCGAGTAATTACAGCATGAAGACGAATAATACACTCGAtgataaatcaaaaagaagcACTATAAATTCAGAAAATTCCTTTGGTTTTAGTAATCCTAACTATTTAGGTCcagatattaaaaacaacCGTGAGAAGGAAAAATCCCAATacagtattaaaaaattatccgAAGATGATGGCAGTCAACATCTTTCAGAAACAGAAGACGTCGTGGAACTTCAAGAATACTACGGTGGAATAACTAAAAGCACGAAAGTTATTTATAGAAGCGTTAGTAAAAATCGCTTGCAAAAATCGTTTTCTGCCGAAAGTAGAAGCTTACGTTTAAAAG
Protein-coding regions in this window:
- the LOC111426975 gene encoding host cell factor 2-like, whose product is MWTSVAPCDVEGPAPSARSKHSATVVGDHVYLLGGRNGNLPLKDFWKYSLVTGKWQQLHPSGEKLPCLQEHSAVAYKDNIYVFGGEVGFSAGTETPLWCYDVKNNSWKKLRPRKGVNTPKGRRGHSALVHRGTMLIYGGYQDLKGSCGELWAYYFATESWHLVSRSKTKPTGEGYPPPRHKHSAVIHEDAMWIYGGMTDLQERGDLWRWDVTTGAWSTYRSKINPGPLHSHAACKLPTGMVIFGGEREGHATNDVWKFNFTTELWEKIHIHGMKPQPRAEAVAFIVSELLLKDHSVASLENKANRTRLRTCSSVDRGHRHSSYFPSNKVKPQEQTFVFNPSHSNYIDGSELNENARSSSKNSFLQEISKLSQINLTKINNKCSYTVLTGKHTDSTESLLKQTISPQVDYEEYELSTPTRGTMIKSKSAYVIKKKFSNDVCPEKENIPKKRVEFDNRTIKIPRDPISVPNFNVLTLPTPVLTPVEATKLVYLDNEENEDHYHYDDEFAIPYNNITQVKPNELKELKSTIKRGDSYNSHLAYADNPLYQHMVNSNSIKFANYAVPETFDESVSSTSDYYSLETVNRLSSASNYSMKTNNTLDDKSKRSTINSENSFGFSNPNYLGPDIKNNREKEKSQYSIKKLSEDDGSQHLSETEDVVELQEYYGGITKSTKVIYRSVSKNRLQKSFSAESRSLRLKGGKCRASSASRAERTKVKSEDLKSPVENTLNNDISVPFYVFIFGGKEHGQVTVFQRPISIWKLKML